A stretch of DNA from Vibrio gallaecicus:
CCCGTTCTCATGGGCATATTTATCGACACCAGAGCGATCACCTTCAATTGTTAGGTCGTTGAATCGGTAACGCCCCTCAAGTCCAGCGTAAGTGAACCAACCATTATTGGATGCGCCAATCATGCCCGGTCTAAATGGGTTTTCAGTTGTTATCGTGGCGGCACCAAAATTGCCACCTAGGTCAGTTCCCCAGCGCATCATAAAGCCAGTGGACACATCACTGCGGAAGTTACCAACATTAACTTCGATGATGTTAGAAACTTCCCAATCAGTATTCGCAACCGCTGGAGAACGTAGCAGATTAAGATGAGTTAAGTAGCCAATGCTTCCAGCGTATTCGTCATCGACTTGATATTCCCACCCCAGAGGGTCGTCTGACTTGGTAATGGAGTGCACCAATTTCTGAGCATCTTCAGAAAGTGCACGTTCGCCAGTAGTACCAAGAGTGATATTGAAACGCTGGGCTTGCTGTGGGTGTAAGCTAATGTAGTTGATCTCAGTATGTAGATAGCCTGCATATGGGCGATCATTTGCTGAAGGAGTTTCAACTTCAATATCTGAAGGGGTATACATCTTATGACCAAGAGTGACTTCCCATTTGTCTAAAGAAGCAGCTCCCCACAAAGATAGACTTAGTGGCTTGGTCCATTCATTAGGGGTAATTCCCGCAGACGTATAAGAGAAGAAAAGACCGTTGGTGTAGTCTTGATCGACACCAAAAATACCATCGTTATCTAAAGCGAAGGTTAACGTTGAGCGTTCTGATGCGATTGATGAGAATGACAGAAGAATCAATGGTAAACAGCGAAGGTATTTCATGCAGTAACTTACTTTCTAATTATGAACCAAGATAGTACCGTAATTCGAATTTTGATGTGAAATAAAAGTGGATAGAACAGTGTTTTTTTACTCAAACTGATATTTCAAATAGCACAGACAAAGAGACTAATATTCTTCAAACATAAAAAAGCCCCGCACATTGGCAGGGCTAATATTAGTTTTACTGTCTAATTAGCATGAAGCTTATAGAGACTCAGTAAATGTACGTGCGATTACGTCAGCTTGTTGCTCTGTAGTCAGAGAGTTAAAGCGAACAGCGTAACCAGAAACACGAATTGTTAGCTGAGGGTATTTCTCTGGGTGCTTAACTGCGTCTTCTAGAGTACCGCGGTTAAGAACGTTCACGTTAAGGTGTTGACCACCTTCAATACCAGCTTCGTGGTGGAAGTAACCATCCATTAGACCTGCAAGGTTAGCACGTTGGCTATCTTCTTCTTTACCTAGTGCATTTGGCACGATAGAGAAAGTGTAAGAGATACCATCTTGTGCATCAGCAAACGGTAGTTTACCAACAGACGTTAGTGACGCTACAGCACCTTTCTCATCACGACCGTGCATTGGGTTAGCACCAGGAGCGAAAGGAGCACCAGCACGACGACCGTCTGGAGTGTTACCCGTTTTCTTACCGTATACAACGTTAGATGTAATAGTAAGAACTGACTGTGTAGGAATAGAATTACGGTAAGTCTTAAGCTTACGGATCTTGTTCATGAACGTAGAAACAAGTTCACAAGCAATATCATCTACACGAGAGTCATTGTTACCGTATTTAGGGTAATCGCCTTCGATTTCGAAGTCAGTTGCAATGCCATCTTCGTCACGAACTGGTTTAACAGTTGCGTATTTGATTGCAGATAGTGAATCAGCAGCAACAGACAGACCTGCAATACCACAAGCCATAGTACGGCGAACATCACGGTCATGAAGAGCCATTAGAGATGCTTCGTAGCTGTACTTATCGTGCATGAAGTGGATGCTGTTTAGCGCAGTTACGTACTGCTTAGCTAGCCAATCCATGAATGTGTCTAGGCGACCCATTACGTCATCGTAGTTAAGAACTTCATCTGTAATTGCGTCAGACTTAGGACCAACTTGCATTTTCAGTTTTTCATCAACGCCGCCGTTGATTGCGTAAAGCATTGTTTTCGCAAGGTTAGCACGAGCACCGAAGAACTGCATTTGCTTACCAACGATCATTGGCGATACACAACAAGCGATAGCGTAATCATCAGACTCAAGGTCAGGACGCATTAGGTCATCATTTTCGTACTGGATAGAAGAAGTATCAATAGATACCTTCGCACAGAAACGTTTGAAGCCGTCAGGTAATTGCTCAGACCAAAGAACAGTGATGTTCGGCTCTGGAGAAGGACCCATAGTGTATAGAGAGTTAAGGAAACGGAAGTTCGAACGCGTTACTAGCGTACGACCATCAATACCCATACCACCCATAGACTCTGTTGCCCAGATTGGGTCGCCAGAGAATAGCTCATCGTACTCAGGAGTACGTAGGAAACGAACCATACGCAGCTTCATTACGAAGTGGTCGATCATTTCTTGTGCTTGAACTTCAGTGATGATGCCAGCAGCAATATCACGCTCTAGGTAGATATCTAGGAAAGTCGAAGTACGACCAAGAGACATTGCAGCACCGTTTTGAGACTTAACAGCAGCTAGGTAACCGAAGTAAGTCCACTGGATAGCTTCTTGAGCATTTTGAGCTGGCTCAGAAATGTCGAAGCCGTAAGTTGCTGCCATTTGCTTGATTTGACCTAGAGCACGATGTTGCTCAGAGATCTCTTCACGAAGCTGCATAGTTGCAGAAAGGTCTTCACCGTTTTCGAAACGCTCTTGAAGAGAAGCAAACTGTGCTTGCTTGTCTTTCATTAGGAAATCAATACCGTAAAGTGCTACGCGACGGTAATCACCAATGATACGACCACGGCCGTAAGCATCAGGAAGACCTGTTAGAACACCAGATTTACGACATTTTAGGATGTCAGGTGTGTAGATATCGAAAACACCAGCATTGTGTGTTTTGCGGTATTCTGAGTAGATTTTTGAAACCATAGGGTCAAGAGTTTCACCGTATGCTTTACAAGAACCTTCAACCATACGCACACCACCGTTAGGGATGATTGCACGTTTTAGTGGTTTTTCAGTTTGTAGACCAACGATAGTCTCAAGATCTTTTTGGATGTAGCCTGCATCATGAGAAGTGATGGTAGAGATAACAGATGTATCGAAATCTACAGGTGCTTTAGTTGCGTTTTCCTGTTTGATACCTTCCATTACCGAAGCCCAAAGCGTATTAGTCGCTTCAGTACCCTCAGAAACTAGGAAAGACTCGTCGCCTTCATATGGCGTGTAGTTCTTTTGAATGAAATCACGAACGTTTACTTCGCTTTGCCACTCACCTGCAGCAAAATCTTCCCAAGCTTTAGCAAATTGCTCTGCCATGACATACCTACCTTTTTAGTAGAAAAAACAAGTACTTTAACACTGTTGAGCCAGTGCCCCGTATGGGTAGTACACTCTTATTAATAACAATATGTATTATCACATTTATTTCATATGATTATATATATTGTCATTATTACTTTAAATGGTGTCTCATTTCTATGTATTCAAGAATACGCTAAAATTTTTTTGCAAAACTTAAACTAAATCAATAAATGCTAACAAAAGTTGAAAATTAACTAAAAAAGTTGGGTGGTAGGCTATACCACCCAAACTATTTTTTAATCTGCATAGCAAATATTGCTTATATTACGTATCCGCCATGCATTTAGACCAAATTATAGCCAAGCCTTTAGACCATATTGACTTTCAAGCATACCAACTGCAAGCATAGCGACTAAACAGATAACGAGTACACCAACTGGGATAACAATCTTATCTACAAATGATAGGCGCTTCGCACGCTCTTTATCACCAATTAGACCGTTGTTATCAAGAAGCATCGTCAGTGCCCATGCTAATACTGGGTTAACAACTGCAGAACCGAAGATACAGATACCAGCAGCTTGAGAGTCTTTCGAGTCTTTAACCATTTGCATACCAGCTTCAAGAAGAGGTAGTGATACACCAACAAGTAGCGCAACACGCATCACTGGTGGCCATACTGCAACATCCATAGGGAAGCCAAGAATCGCAACAATGATACATAGAGAACCAAGTAAGATTGCGCCACCAGGGATTGGACGTTTCGCGATTGCCGCTGGGATCATGTAAGTACCCCAAGAAGAAGTGATGTTACCGCCACCGACTGCTGTACCAACCATTTGGCGAACAGAACACATAGTCATTGTGTCATCTACGTCCATCAGTACTTTTTCAGATCTTTTCGGGTAATTCAGCTC
This window harbors:
- a CDS encoding lipid A deacylase LpxR family protein; this translates as MKYLRCLPLILLSFSSIASERSTLTFALDNDGIFGVDQDYTNGLFFSYTSAGITPNEWTKPLSLSLWGAASLDKWEVTLGHKMYTPSDIEVETPSANDRPYAGYLHTEINYISLHPQQAQRFNITLGTTGERALSEDAQKLVHSITKSDDPLGWEYQVDDEYAGSIGYLTHLNLLRSPAVANTDWEVSNIIEVNVGNFRSDVSTGFMMRWGTDLGGNFGAATITTENPFRPGMIGASNNGWFTYAGLEGRYRFNDLTIEGDRSGVDKYAHENGQNPAIYDVTLEHVQATAVAGVAWYNQYVGAAFALTVKTPDYEEAKEKIYTTGGITFFTFF
- the pflB gene encoding formate C-acetyltransferase — protein: MAEQFAKAWEDFAAGEWQSEVNVRDFIQKNYTPYEGDESFLVSEGTEATNTLWASVMEGIKQENATKAPVDFDTSVISTITSHDAGYIQKDLETIVGLQTEKPLKRAIIPNGGVRMVEGSCKAYGETLDPMVSKIYSEYRKTHNAGVFDIYTPDILKCRKSGVLTGLPDAYGRGRIIGDYRRVALYGIDFLMKDKQAQFASLQERFENGEDLSATMQLREEISEQHRALGQIKQMAATYGFDISEPAQNAQEAIQWTYFGYLAAVKSQNGAAMSLGRTSTFLDIYLERDIAAGIITEVQAQEMIDHFVMKLRMVRFLRTPEYDELFSGDPIWATESMGGMGIDGRTLVTRSNFRFLNSLYTMGPSPEPNITVLWSEQLPDGFKRFCAKVSIDTSSIQYENDDLMRPDLESDDYAIACCVSPMIVGKQMQFFGARANLAKTMLYAINGGVDEKLKMQVGPKSDAITDEVLNYDDVMGRLDTFMDWLAKQYVTALNSIHFMHDKYSYEASLMALHDRDVRRTMACGIAGLSVAADSLSAIKYATVKPVRDEDGIATDFEIEGDYPKYGNNDSRVDDIACELVSTFMNKIRKLKTYRNSIPTQSVLTITSNVVYGKKTGNTPDGRRAGAPFAPGANPMHGRDEKGAVASLTSVGKLPFADAQDGISYTFSIVPNALGKEEDSQRANLAGLMDGYFHHEAGIEGGQHLNVNVLNRGTLEDAVKHPEKYPQLTIRVSGYAVRFNSLTTEQQADVIARTFTESL